From Medicago truncatula cultivar Jemalong A17 chromosome 7, MtrunA17r5.0-ANR, whole genome shotgun sequence, a single genomic window includes:
- the LOC112416687 gene encoding uncharacterized protein, which translates to MRCKKHISDFSSTVGVCSTCLRERLIILIQAQTQLTRLTSRASDECSRNSETTNHLPPPLIFPRSVSPYVSRRKSDYPTVGDRRERLFYSTPQLGPTFYAGDCNVNSNSRSLKKRLSKFWKFSNLFRTRSEKFQSDPSCEASSSDSSSWFSSILPARKKNRDRNVMAEDFTVGARRRHRHRQSDRGMSPVRTEEFVDECDQCPSGSGYSSESSPWWRRTPSVNVPSARRSRFGHGKSASGSGIFCMSPLVRASPNRRWNHKGLPPEMTVAADVRAAAVKPHLSAAASFCANRSRKLADFGRVNDNR; encoded by the coding sequence ATGAGGTGTAAGAAACATATTTCTGATTTCTCTAGCACCGTCGGCGTCTGCTCCACCTGTCTTAGAGAAAGACTCATAATCTTAATCCAAGCCCAAACCCAACTAACAAGACTCACCTCACGCGCTTCCGATGAATGTTCTAGAAACTCCGAAACAACCAATCATCTTCCACCACCGTTAATATTTCCACGCTCTGTTTCACCTTACGTCTCTCGCCGTAAATCTGATTACCCCACCGTTGGAGATCGTCGTGAAAGACTGTTTTACAGCACTCCGCAGTTAGGTCCGACGTTTTACGCAGGGGATTGTAACGTGAATTCCAACTCCAGGTcgttgaagaagcgtttgagcAAGTTTTGGAAATTCTCGAATCTGTTTAGGACTAGATCGGAGAAATTTCAATCTGATCCATCCTGTGAAGCGTCTTCTTCGGATTCATCTTCGTGGTTTTCTTCGATTTTACCTGCGAGAAAGAAGAATCGCGATCGGAATGTTATGGCAGAGGATTTTACCGTCGGAGCACGGCGGAGGCATCGTCACCGTCAATCTGATCGTGGAATGTCTCCGGTGAGAACAGAGGAGTTTGTTGATGAATGCGATCAGTGTCCGTCTGGGAGTGGTTACTCGTCGGAGTCCTCTCCGTGGTGGCGGAGAACGCCGTCGGTAAATGTTCCATCGGCGCGGCGTTCGAGGTTTGGACACGGGAAGAGCGCGTCAGGTTCGGGTATTTTTTGCATGAGTCCTTTGGTTCGGGCGAGTCCGAACCGGAGATGGAACCACAAGGGACTACCACCCGAGATGACTGTGGCGGCGGACGTTAGAGCTGCAGCGGTGAAGCCACATCTCTCTGCAGCGGCGTCGTTTTGTGCGAACCGTTCAAGGAAGCTTGCAGATTTTGGAAGAGTCAACGATAACCGTTGA